DNA from Pseudomonas mendocina:
GTAGTTCGCCGATGGCAGTGGCTGCCAACTCAACCCATTGCTGTTCTGCGAGTGCGGCGCGAGCCAGTTCATCGGCTCCCGATGCACAGAGCGCCAGCATGTCGCTGCGCAGTTGCTCAGGCATGGGGCGATAGGCGGTGGCCAATAGGCGGGTGTGCTGATCATGCTCGATCAGCGCGATGTCCAGTCCGTCCAGGCTGGTACCGGACATCACGCCGAGATAGAGAGGCATGGCTTATTGTTGATTGGCGGCCAGCATGGTGGCCTTTTCCTGATCCATGCGAGCCATCAGCGGTTTGCTCAGCTGCATGAAACGTTGCTTTTCGCTGGCGGCGATAGGATCGGCCATCGGCAGTTTCTGACTGAGCGGGTCGACATGTACGCCGTTGACCTGGAACTCATAGTGCAGGTGAGGGCCGGTAGAAAGACCGGTCGTGCCGATATAACCGATGATCTGCCCTTGCTTGACGTTCGAGCCATTGCGCACGCCTTTGGCGAAGCCTTGCATATGTGCGTAGAGGGTACGGTAGCGTTGACCATGCTGGATGATCACGGTATTGCCGTAGCCGCCGTTACGCCCGGCCAGGGTGACGCGGCCGTCACCGGCAGCCTTGATCGGCGTACCACGTGGTGCTGCATAGTCGACGCCTTTGTGTGCGCGAATCTTGTTCAGGATGGGGTGCTTGCGGCCAGTGGAGAAACGCGAACTGATGCGAGCGAAATCCACCGGGGTACGGATGAACGCCTTGCGCATGCTTTCGCCATTGGCGTTGTAGTAGCTGGTGGTGCCCTGCTTGCTGGTGTAGCGGACGGCGGTGTAAGTCTTGCCGCGGTTGGTGAAGCGCGCTGAGAGAATGTTGCCGGTGCCAACGCGTTTGCCGTTGACCACCTTCTCTTCGTAGATCACTTCGAATTCGTCGCCTTCGCGAATATCCATGGCGAAGTCGATGTCGTAGCCGAACACATTGGCCAGATCCATGGTCAGGTTATGAGACAGGCCTGCACGTTTGGCAGAGAGAAACAACGAGCTGTTGATCACGCCACGGCTGTAGGCGGTTACCACTTCCGGTTTGACCTGATCGCGTTGGAAATCGAAACCCTTGTCGGTGCGGCTAAGGCGGATGGTTTCCAGATCGCTGAGTTTGCTCTGCAGGCTCTTCAGCTTGCCTTCTTCGTTCAGTTCGAAGTCCAGCACCTGGCCGACTTTGAGACGGCTGAACTGCTTGGCGTCTTTGCTGCTGTTGAGTGCCTCATGCAGATCATTGGCGTTCAGACCGACCTTGGCGAACACGGTAGAAAGCGTATCGCCATTACTGACCGTGACGTTGTGGTGGTTGGGATCGGAAGGAGGAGTGGTGTCAGCTGTTTCTAGGAGGTCTTCGTCAGCGTCTTCTGCGCTGTTCTCGGCGGTTTCGGTGCCTTGCTCGATATCGGCAAATGGCGAGGCTGCACCTGGCACTGGCAATCCCGCTCGGAGATCGTCCTTTTCCTGCAGCACCATCTCGGCATCGTTGCCCAGATCCAGGTCGAGGAAGGTTTTCTGCGCTTCGACTTCACGCGAAGGAAACACCAGCAGAGCCAGGCTCAGCAGCGCAGCTACACCACTAGCAGCCAGGATATGGCTCTTAGGGTAGGGCGGGGCTTTAGGGATATTTTGCGTCATGGCGTGAGGCGTTTTCTTGGAATGTGTATTAACTGTATAAAATATAACCAAAATCGGCTCGGGGCAACCCTTGACATGCCGAGTGGATGCTCAAGGCGCTTACCCTGGGCAAAACTTGTAATTAGTTCGCGATCTTGTATGGTTGGTTCCCTTTCAATTTCCAGTGGTTGCGGGTTTTTCTCATGAAGTCGGTCGAAGAGCAGCTGGCGCTGATCAAGCGCGGTGCGGAAGAGGTTCTGGTTGAAGCTGAGCTGGTCGAGAAGCTCAAGCGGGGTCAGCCGCTGCGGATCAAGGCTGGGTTCGATCCTACCGCACCAGATCTGCATCTTGGCCACACCGTCCTTATTAATAAGCTGCGTCAGTTCCAGGAGCTTGGTCACCAGGTGGTCTTCCTGATCGGTGACTTCACCGGAATGATCGGTGATCCCAGTGGCAAGAGCGCTACTCGTCCGCCGCTGACTCGCGAGCAGGTGCTGGATAACGCTGAGACTTACAAACAGCAGGTTTTCAAGATTCTTGACCCAGCCAAGACCGAGGTCGCTTTCAATTCTACCTGGATGGATCAGCTCAAGCCGGCTGACTTCATTCGCCTGGCATCGCAATACACCGTGGCTCGCATGCTCGAGCGTGATGATTTCGACAAGCGCTACACCAGCAATCAACCAATCGCTATCCATGAGTTCCTCTATCCGCTGGTGCAGGGCTATGACTCCGTAGCGCTCAAGGCAGATGTCGAGCTGGGCGGTACTGATCAAAAGTTCAACCTGCTGATGGGGCGCGAGCTGCAACGGGCCTACGGTCAGGAGTCGCAGTGCATCGTCACCATGCCTTTGCTGGAGGGTTTGGACGGCGTTAAGAAGATGTCCAAGTCCCTGGGTAACTACGTAGGTATCCAGGAAGCGCCTGGCGTGATGTACAACAAGCTGGTGTCCATGCCGGACGCCTTGATGTGGCGTTACTTCGAGCTGCTCAGCTTCCGCTCCATGGATGAAATCGAACAGTTCAAACGCGATGTCGAGCGGGGCGCCAATCCGCGTGATATCAAGATCAAGCTGGCAGAAGAGCTTGTCGCGCGTTTCCATGGTGAGGAGGCGGCTGCCAATGCTCATCGTTCGGCGGGCAATCGCATGAAGGACGGTGAGCTGCCGGAAGATCTGCCGGAGGTTGTTTTGGCTTCTGCTGAGGATATGCCGATCTCGTCCGTCCTTAATAAGGCGGGCTTGGTAAAGAATGCGGCGGTTGCGCGTGATCTGCTGGGTTCGGGCGGTGTGCGTGTAGATGGTCAGGTGGTTGATCGCACGTTCCTGTTCAGGGTGGGGGCTGCTCACGTTTGCCAGGCAGGAAAGAAAGCATTTGCCCGCGTTACGCTAAAGGCTGAGTAATAGTTCAAATAAATGCTTGACGCGCGTTCTGTTGGATGTAGAATGCGCGCCACTTCAGCGATGAAGCTCTTCAAAAACTTCTTGTTAATCAATAAGTTAAGTTTAAAAGAGGGGTTGCAAAGCTGGAGGTGGTGTGTAGAATGCGCACGGGTCGACGGGGTGGTGGTTTGATCCTGTTGATGCTTCGGTCGAATGGATCGAAAGCGGTTTGAAAGAGGTGGTTGACAGCGGTTTTGAACGCTGTAGAATGCGCCTCCCGCTGGAGAGAAGAAGTTCTGATCGAAAGCGCAAGTGGTTGAGTAGAAAGAAGTTTCTCCGGAAACAAATTCGAAAAACAGCTTGACAGATAGAGAGGCTGCTGTAGAATGCGCGGCCTTGGTTGAGGCGAAAGACTTAACCGAATGTTCTTTAACAACTGAATCAAGCAATTCGTGTGGGTGCTTGTGAGGTAAGACTGATAGTCGACTGATTATCAGCATCACAAGTAACACTCGTGAATTCGAGAGTTTATTTGCGATTGCTGAGCCAAGTTTAGGGTTTTCTCAAAACCCAAGCAGTATTGAACTGAAGAGTTTGATCATGGCTCAGATTGAACGCTGGCGGCAGGCCTAACACATGCAAGTCGAGCGGATGAAGAGAGCTTGCTCTCTGATTTAGCGGCGGACGGGTGAGTAATGCCTAGGAATCTGCCTGGTAGTGGGGGATAACGTCCGGAAACGGGCGCTAATACCGCATACGTCCTACGGGAGAAAGCAGGGGACCTTCGGGCCTTGCGCTATCAGATGAGCCTAGGTCGGATTAGCTAGTTGGTGAGGTAATGGCTCACCAAGGCTACGATCCGTAACTGGTCTGAGAGGATGATCAGTCACACTGGAACTGAGACACGGTCCAGACTCCTACGGGAGGCAGCAGTGGGGAATATTGGACAATGGGCGAAAGCCTGATCCAGCCATGCCGCGTGTGTGAAGAAGGTCTTCGGATTGTAAAGCACTTTAAGTTGGGAGGAAGGGTTGTAGATTAATACTCTGCAATTTTGACGTTACCGACAG
Protein-coding regions in this window:
- a CDS encoding peptidoglycan DD-metalloendopeptidase family protein; protein product: MTQNIPKAPPYPKSHILAASGVAALLSLALLVFPSREVEAQKTFLDLDLGNDAEMVLQEKDDLRAGLPVPGAASPFADIEQGTETAENSAEDADEDLLETADTTPPSDPNHHNVTVSNGDTLSTVFAKVGLNANDLHEALNSSKDAKQFSRLKVGQVLDFELNEEGKLKSLQSKLSDLETIRLSRTDKGFDFQRDQVKPEVVTAYSRGVINSSLFLSAKRAGLSHNLTMDLANVFGYDIDFAMDIREGDEFEVIYEEKVVNGKRVGTGNILSARFTNRGKTYTAVRYTSKQGTTSYYNANGESMRKAFIRTPVDFARISSRFSTGRKHPILNKIRAHKGVDYAAPRGTPIKAAGDGRVTLAGRNGGYGNTVIIQHGQRYRTLYAHMQGFAKGVRNGSNVKQGQIIGYIGTTGLSTGPHLHYEFQVNGVHVDPLSQKLPMADPIAASEKQRFMQLSKPLMARMDQEKATMLAANQQ
- the tyrS gene encoding tyrosine--tRNA ligase — translated: MKSVEEQLALIKRGAEEVLVEAELVEKLKRGQPLRIKAGFDPTAPDLHLGHTVLINKLRQFQELGHQVVFLIGDFTGMIGDPSGKSATRPPLTREQVLDNAETYKQQVFKILDPAKTEVAFNSTWMDQLKPADFIRLASQYTVARMLERDDFDKRYTSNQPIAIHEFLYPLVQGYDSVALKADVELGGTDQKFNLLMGRELQRAYGQESQCIVTMPLLEGLDGVKKMSKSLGNYVGIQEAPGVMYNKLVSMPDALMWRYFELLSFRSMDEIEQFKRDVERGANPRDIKIKLAEELVARFHGEEAAANAHRSAGNRMKDGELPEDLPEVVLASAEDMPISSVLNKAGLVKNAAVARDLLGSGGVRVDGQVVDRTFLFRVGAAHVCQAGKKAFARVTLKAE